One genomic region from Mangifera indica cultivar Alphonso chromosome 17, CATAS_Mindica_2.1, whole genome shotgun sequence encodes:
- the LOC123200487 gene encoding nuclear pore complex protein NUP43-like translates to MAITGLAATTTSSQIHKLPQAAYIDAVKWLPPLSPLSKLFAVALFDTDASTPSLQTFSFSDPSSPTLSPPHSVWTPPSRISSLASSGQSPFLVAATLSGSLHLLSAGPSGLELLHAADDKGFHEGPILGIDVAESAGVVSVGEDGRVNLVNFGRGGESFRRVFDGEGLVGFNAVKWASPSEFVTGGYGFGLQWWDLRSPGGPVSQFKGNWSQGKSSGMVHSIDIHPSRKHTLLAGGSSGTIFAWDLRWQQQPLILSGVGTGDAAVPSISESEVWEVQYDCYTKSSNISSARVLPAMFCSEDGILAVVEQGEEPTELMAEPCAINSFDIDKQNPSDVICSLEWESLAIVIRP, encoded by the exons ATGGCGATAACGGGGCTAGCTGCAACAACCACATCTTCGCAAATCCATAAACTCCCCCAAGCCGCTTATATTGACGCCGTGAAGTGGCTCCCTCCGCTCTCGCCTCTCTCGAAACTCTTTGCAGTTGCCCTCTTTGACACCGACGCTTCCACCCCGTCCCTCCAAACCTTCTCCTTTTCCGACCCATCTTCTCCCACTCTTTCCCCTCCCCACTCCGTCTGGACCCCACCTTCTCGAATCTCCTCTCTCGCCTCCTCCGGCCAGTCCCCGTTCCTCGTGGCGGCAACTCTCTCCGGATCCCTCCACTTGCTCTCTGCAGGCCCCTCTGGGCTCGAGTTGCTGCACGCGGCGGACGATAAGGGGTTTCACGAGGGACCCATTTTAGGAATTGATGTGGCGGAGAGTGCTGGGGTCGTGAGCGTGGGGGAAGACGGGAGGGTCAATTTGGTTAATTTCGGTCGTGGCGGTGAGAGTTTTAGGAGGGTCTTTGATGGGGAGGGTTTGGTGGGGTTTAACGCCGTTAAATGGGCGTCTCCGAGTGAGTTTGTGACTGGTGGGTATGGATTTGGACTTCAATGGTGGGATCTGAGAAGCCCTGGCGGTCCGGTTTCGCAGTTTAAAGGGAACTG GTCTCAAGGAAAATCTTCTGGGATGGTTCATTCAATTGATATTCATCCATCAAGAAAACACACTCTTCTG GCGGGAGGTTCATCAGGTACAATATTTGCCTGGGATCTACGGTGGCAGCAACAACCACTCATTCTCTCTGGTGTTGGGACTGGAGATGCTGCTGTCCCTTCAATATCTGAAAGTGAGGTTTGGGAGGTTCAGTATGATTGCTATACAAAATCCTCAAACATTTCATCTGCTCGAGTATTACCTGCCATGTTCTGCTCAGAGGATGGTATCCTTGCTGTTGTTGAACAAG GTGAAGAACCCACTGAGCTTATGGCCGAACCTTGTGCAATTAACAGTTTTGACATTGACAAGCAGAACCCCTCT GATGTTATTTGTAGTTTGGAGTGGGAATCTCTGGCAATCGTGATAAGACCATga
- the LOC123200502 gene encoding 50S ribosomal protein L35, chloroplastic-like — MASLSMLSCSLKFCHFSPIRPSRCSYSPLQLTSKLQNSLKLTFTHHISPSSSLLLRSNNLSESTLVAQTRPRTVTVFAAKGYKMKTHKASAKRFRVTGRGKIVRRRAGKQHLLAKKNTKRKLRLSKMHPVSRSDYDNVLGALPYLKVNRNAK; from the exons ATGGCTTCTTTATCTATGTTATCGTGCAGTTTAAAGTTTTGTCACTTCTCTCCAATTCGCCCCTCTCGTTGCTCCTATTCTCCCCTCCAACTCACTTCAAAGCTTCAGAATTCGCTCAAACTCACCTTCACTCACCACATTTCtccatcttcttctcttcttcttcgtaGCAACAATCTCTCCGAATCAACACTGGTCGCCCAAACTCGGCCCCGAACTGTCACTGTTTTCGCTGCCAAAGGCTACAAAATGAAGACCCACAAG GCATCGGCGAAGAGGTTTAGGGTGACTGGTAGAGGGAAAATAGTGAGGAGGAGAGCTGGAAAGCAACATTTGTTGGCTAAGAAGAACACCAAGAGAAAATTACGCCTATCTAAAATG CATCCGGTTAGCCGAAGTGACTACGACAATGTTCTCGGCGCCCTACCATATCTCAAAGTCAATAGAAATGCAAAATAA